The window tcgtccacttatatatgatattatgggatcgtgtggcacgccgtccacttatatatgatattatgggatcgtgtggcacgtcgtccactatatatatatatcatggaaaccggagtttcttatgtttatttccgatatttcatttttatctgttactccccgatagcatgtcccctcccagttttactttgtattatcttgttattgttttcttgcacttgttgtatatatatctgtacaggttaattatggtaggtactgtctagcctcgtcactacttcgccggggttaggccaggcatttaccagcacatggggtcggttgtgctgatgctacactctgtgcatttttggtgcacagatcagggagcagcttacggaccgcagcagtaggacttctaggagctatcttcagtccagggactctcgaggtagcctagccggcgttcgcaggccgaagtccctttccatgttttttttgtttgtttatcttgtatcagacaaacatgatatATTTTCTCTTCAGAcgttgattgtagtattctgtagtagtccgtgagctagtgacaccagaccttgggtagtgatgtgtattaaacttccgcacttttggttttcagttgctttagatttaaagtcttccgcttaaattttgtctcgtttattatattgtttgaaacaaagcaggaaaggtgttttaaatatttggcttgcctagctccgatagtaggcgccatcacgacacccgatggtgggaaatccgggtcgtgacagctaatttcggatttttgatacttttcaattgttttcgcttgggctttgctcccttagcatattgtgatgtattcgttctgattttgggtagaatcgacgcgtgtggaggccaatttgaggggcaaagacgtcgcgagctagagatttcgccggtttgaggtaagtaatgattgtaaatactgtcctgagggtttgaatccccggattatacgtcgttgtgttactttgaggtgacttgcacacTGGATGACgtgcgtggggtagagcaccgctggggattgtgacctagtccatcccgaacgaatattttaatgcgtatttgatagttaattgtttgacattattatatttttgggttgtatgccatgtttggggccttgtgccgacttgttgagacccttagggacatttttactatctttcctcactctatttgtttgaaatcatattctcagtcatgttttacctgtttattgctcAAATAtggctttatcactatattcttaacATGTGGAAATTATTTTGggttgagttccctgttttactgagatagactgagggtctgattgtgaaattgatgactgagatagactgagggTCTGATGGTGAGgctaatgactgagagaggccgagggactagttgtgaggattatatatctatggatcgggttgcacgccgcagctatgcatatatatatggatcgggctgcatgccgcagagatacttatatggatcgggttgcgcgccgtagcaatatagcgtttgggctgtaggaacccctccagagtctgcacacccccagtgagcgcagtcgactatttatatggattgggttgtgCACCACAGCGatgtatggatcgggctgcacgtcgcaacggtTACTTTGATTTTAGCTATTGTGAGAGATATACGGatagggctgcacgccgcagcggttactatatggtaccaattgagcgtgaatgttgagtgcgagtactgattggtaagagttgagtcacgagtgacagagaggctatcccgaggggcgatagatatatacattCATATGAGTGGTGTTTTGCCTAAGAGgcctgtttatggacttattgatttGACTCCTCTTAAAATAAGtctctatcgaatatgttgatttatttactgttttcactcatctttatattgagcctctatTGGAAAGTTgcacaaatattttaaaacaacttttatttaaactggggtttatgagatgttcagaaattaatcactgatttgacattggttatttccactgagattttcaagttatgaagtgtttgtgattactgttttgcccgaggggctgttttacgaactatgctttgcccgaggggccgattatgactttaatctctattattatcttaaatggtattgaacccctatcGGAACTGCtggaaagtatttcaaaatgatttttactaaaagctggattttaaaagggaagattgactcgtattatgatttgaaagcCTATTGTGTTTATTGAGCCTAACGTGAATATGGATTCATTGTTTTctactgctcagcctttatttactcttattacttattgggttggagtactcacattactccctgcacctcatgtgcaaattcaggtatatcggaacccggtagctggtgttgatagctcagccgcggagtcatcagagttagcaaggtggctgcatgacGTTCGTAACACCActtccttcccctcattgttgttactgtatttagtacatttttagacttttgttgtattcagaccttgatagttgctcatgactagtgacaccccgatgtcgggctgatattttattccacactgttattccaggattttattatgaaatattgtttaatttaaagacttaaaaatgactcttaatgcttaaagggttaaggtgagtgttgtgtcggctggccttgtcttcacgagaggcgccatcacgaccaggccggtttggggtcgtgacatgaattttaaaaataaaagtaactcTTAATTTTCTTACCTATGATTCTTctttttgttgaaaaaaaaataggaatGACAAATAAATTGTTAGGGAAAATTTACAAAGTAGTCCAAGGAAGAGGAAAATTGACGGACTTAAAATATGTTATTCAAAATACACATAGATTatcatttatataaaaataaatactatTATAAGATTAGGAAACAAAACTTGCTTACGTCTTAAGGAAATATTCCCTCATTCACAAAACTTTTTGAACTAGGAGACAGATTATTAAAGAAAAGGAAACTTAAAGCCATATAtcaaaaaatagatttaattaGAGAAGCACTAAACATTCCAAAAGGAAGAAATTAGTGGACGAATCACAAAATAGatataaataaaggaaataagaaaaacTAGTACATTCTAAGTAATAATATATTCTAACAAAAAAGATGGGAAAAATGAAATAAACGTATGGAAAGTATATAGGATCACGATCTTCTCCGCATATTGTATCAATCAGCAGCTTCTAGGTAAAACCCTAAAAGAAATGAAACAAATGGTGCATGAAAAATAAGCTATATATCCAACTCCACACcccacctcaaaactcaaccatcAATTCATAGCTAGCTACTGTATCTTAGTAGGGTTTCCGCCATTCTACTATTTCTTCCTTACTCATAATTTCTTCGCAGCAGTAGTACTGTTCATTAATGGAGTATTCTCAGGCTAAGTGTTTTTCTCGCCCGATGGGTCATCGCTTTCATCCGACGGACAGGGAAGTGCTCAAGTATCTAATAGGGTTTGTGAGAGACGAGCCACTTCACTCTCAGAATGAACTCATGCAGGTGGCGGATCTCTACGCCGACAAGGAGCCATGGCAGATTTTCGAAGCTTATGATCagggaaacaacaacaataacactcGTTACTTCATAACGCCGCAGAAGAAAGAGAAGCCAACGTGGAAAAGAGTTTCAAGAACTGTCGGGAAGGGCACTTGGAAGCCTCAAGGCAAAGGCCGAGAGGTGTTTGATGATAAAGGAAGACTCATGGGATACGTGAAAAGTTTGAAGTACATCCCCGCTAACAAATCGTCAAACAATGTGAATGGCGAGTGGTTGATGACAGAGTACTCTTTGTTTGATCGTTATCTGGCTGCTAGAGAGATTAAGAACAAAGGTTTCGTAATTTGTAAGATCAAGAAGAAGGGCAAACCTGGTGACAAGAAAAAAGGAAACAATATTGATGAGGTAGTTAATGATGAGAATATGAGAGATATTGAAGAATTTATCAACACCGTGTTGCAAGAAGATGTTCAAGTTGAAGACAATGGTATAAGGTCGAATGGTACTATAGCAAAGCTGGATGATCAAGAGAATAATATTATCCAATATGTAGAGGGAGATCAAGTTAGAGACCATGTACTTGGTTTGTTGGATTCCACGGAGGATATTGTTGATGTGAATGATCATGAGGAGTATGTTGAAGATTGCGTAGATGAGGGGGATGAAGTTCAAGTCCATTTACTTGAAGAATACATTGATTCTGTTCTGCAATCAGAAGATGTTCAAGCTGAGGACAACGGAATGATGTCGTCGAATGATATTATAGCAAAGGATGATGAAGAGAATATGGAATACCAAGTCGAAGACAATCAACATGCTACATTCTGGGCTTCCGCGGAAGATGTCGATCTGGATACTATCAATTTCTGTTAGTCATAGGATATATTTGCTAGATATATAATGTAGTTTAGTAATCCCAAGCTAGCTCTTAGATAAAGTTACAAACCTGTACTACAATACTACTCCTATGATTTATCAATATATTTAGAATTTTTCTTATGTTTCTGTAATACTAGTTTTTAACTAGCTAGGGATATGTGGTCGACATATTAAAGATGGCCGTTGATAGTTTATGTAGTACTACTAAAACTTAATACTACTGAAAGTTCTGCCAAATTTTTTGTTATTCTTGTTTTGGAGTCGATTCCCTGTTTTAGCTGCCTAGTTGGAGTATTTAGTTTTCGAGATTATGTGCTAGCTCATTTAGGAAGTAATACTAGTATTACGTTATTAAGTATGCCCCCTGACATTAAATTCTGAATTTTCCCAAGTTTTTTTGGAGTAGCGATGACTAAAACTCCGACTAGTATAGAATAACAAATGGAGGATCGAGGGAGTTAGCAGAAAGAGTGTTTGTTCAGGGAGGAGCTGTAGTGTTTCAGAAAGTTTTGCAGTGGAGATTTCAGGGAGTCAATGACAGTGGAGAAATAATATGAGGGcatccaagaatttggaagaacttctcgcttttcatttttcctttgaaTTCAGATGAGTATCATATGATCTCGTCATCAGGGTGTTCAAGCAAATCTGGTTTGACATCACTGACATTATCTTAAGCTAAAGCAAACTAAATAGTATGAATCTGTTAATTTCCTTTTCTCATAGTCATGATATGTGAAGTAGTATAATTTTCACAAAAACTTGACACCAATAtaattaatgtttttttttttgctaataaGGATACTTATATAAGAAATTAAGTAACGTAAAAGTTATAGTTATTACAAGCCAAGATTGTTCAGTGATCAAGTCTTCATAACAGTCCTTATTGAAAGCTGATAAAGCAAAGGGAGGGGGAGATAAGTGATATAAGGGATGCCATGGTTGCCGTCTAGCTGAGGGTGTGAGGTTCATCCCATGCTTAGCCAAGGCATCTGCTACACCATTAGCTTCTGCGTATACTGTTgaattgtcaaaagtcccacatcggtgggtgacAATTTTGGATGGGACTTTtttcctataaaaggaggcctaatgtttaggattaaGACACACCTcttatttgccttcttatcttcttaaggcatttgtatcttctctctttagtattatttcacttgtatttttggagtggaataaataTTGgatgtgtccgaggaagtaggtaAAATTGACCGAATCTCGTAAATTACTAGAGACCTGAAATATTCATacacaaagaaaacttctgcaaGGAAATTATTGAAAgaactggaggataaatttttgaagaaaaacagtcaaaataaattgtacataaagaagagactgtttcgcttcacctatattcctggtaccacgatgagtgaacatatcaccagtttcaataagttggtcacaaatttgcaaaatatggatgcaacttttgatgatggtgacttggccttaatgttgttggggtcacttcctgatgagtacgagcaccttgaaactactctactccatggaaatgacgaaatttctctcagagaagtttgtttgGCTATGTACAACTATGAACAAAtaaagggagaaaaacagaagggcggagaaggagaagcactggttgtgaggggtcgtactcaaaatcaaacgaggacaaagaagggaagatccaagtcaagatctagacccagcaaagatgaatgtgccttttgtcgagaaaaggggcactggaaggaagaaagactgtctgaagttgaagaataaggccaaacataacaatgaaAAGGCCATTAtagattcaaatgtagctgattgtgatgatttacACTTCTCATTAGTTTCAatagagtcatcaacatcatcagacatatggttgatggactcgtcTTGTAGCTATCATGTGTGTTCCAATAGGGATtggttcgtggattttcaagaaggagaatatggagtcatccacacagcaaATAACAACCCttttacctcatatggcattagTTCAATACGATTAatgaaccatgatggaatgattaAAACATTAACAGATGCTTGATATGTAccagatttgaagaagaatctcatctctgtgggagccctagaatcaaaagggttcaaaatcattgcagaataTGGAGTAATGAGAATATGCTTCGGTGCACTAGtagtaatgaaggccaatcggaagaacaataatatgtaccgctatcgtggtagTACAATTATTgggacagtgacatccagtgacgacaaagaggcagaagcaaccaggctatggcacatgcgcttggggcATGCTGGAGGAacatccttgaaaactctatcagatcaaggattgttaaaaggagtaaagacttgcaacttggagttttgtgagtattgtgtcaaagggaaacaaaaaagggttaaatttggtacatccatccataatactaaagggattttggattatgtacactctgatgtttggggtccttccaaaacactttcattgggtgggaagcactattttgtaatctttgttgatgatttttcccgaagagtgtgggtgtatacaatgaagaggaaagatgaagtgttgTGAATTTTTTCAAATGGAAAacaatggtggagaatcaaacaggcaggaggatcaaatATATTCGctcagacaatggaggtgaatacaaaaatgatcatttcaatgaggtctgtgaaaatgatggcgtCGTCcaacacttcactgtcagacatacaccacaacagaatagAGTGGCAGAATGTATGAACCGGACCTTACTAGAGAAGGTACGGTgcatgttgtccaatgctggcttgggcaaagaattttgggttgagacaattacatatgcatgccaccttaTTAATCGTCTATCATCTGCTGCTATTGACGgaaagacaccatttgaaaaatagtatggaaagcctgctgtagattatgaattTTTGCACATGTttcgctcaactgcatattatcatgtgacagagttaatttgatccaagggcaaagaaggctatttttatggggattacttctagtgtcaaaggataccgcttatggtgtcctatgagaaagaaagtaatattcagcagggatgttacctgtgatgaatctgctatggtaaataaggtaataaaaaataccaaacaaaatgatggtgttctaagcaggtggagtttgagggaaaatttatttttcctactaaagaagcagaggaggaaaaaatgaagattatcatctggaagaagagccagtagagagggagattccaacttaGGAACCttaacaacaacttgaatcaatagcaaccagtaGGCCAAAAAGGACATTAACAAAACATGTTCGTCTTATAGAGACGGTTACTTGTGTCGCCTCAATTGTagatgatgatgttcctaccacttataaagacgcagtccaaagttcagaagaagataagtggaggattgccatgaatgatgaaatatagtctcttcatcagaatcatacatggagattggccaatctcccgaagggaaagaaagcaattgggtgcaaatgggtatttgcaaagaaagaaggatttcctaaccaagaagatatTCACTACAAAGCAaaattggtggccaaaggatatgctcaaaaggagggaattgattacaataaagtgttttctccagttgtaaaacattcctccattagaattatgttggctttggtagcatatttagatttggaactagttcagatggatgtaaaaattgcgtttttacatgaaaacttggaggaggaaatctatatgactcagcaagaaggattcaaagttgctggaaaggaaaatatggtgtgcaaacttgaaaaatcgttgtacagattgaaaaaatcttctagacaatggtacaaacgatttgacaagtttatgttgcggcaagggtataAGAGAAGCAagtacgatcattgtgtgtatttgcacaagcttaaagatggttcctttatatatcttctcgtatatgttgatgatatgttgatagcttccaagaattcggaataaattgataagttgaagattcaactgaagaaggagttcgagatgaaggatctgggtgaggcaaagaaaatttcTTGGCAAtaagataataagagatagacgttcaaagaaactctgcttatctcagaaagaatatttgaaaagagtactacaacgttttggcatagatgaaaagACTAAGTCAGTTgttactccacttgctccccattttaagctaagtactactatgtcgccaaaagatgaagctgaacgagattatatgtcaaaggtaccatacgcaaatactgttggtagcttgatgtatgcaatggtctgtacgagacctgacatttcacaagctgttggagttattagtagatatatgcataatccaggaaaggagcattggcaagaagtgaagtggattctacggtatattcataatactatagatgttgggttagtttttgagcaggattGCAATCAGTTTGTAGTGgaatattgtgactcagattttgcgggtgaccTGGACAAACGatgatcaactactggttatgtgtttgcttttgcaaaggcaccagttagttggaagtcaactttacagtcaacagttgctttgtctacaacataggcagagtacatggctattacagaggctgtgaaagaggcaatttggcttcaggggttgctaaaggagcttggtattggacaaaaaagtatcacaattttttgtgatagtcaaagtgctattaaattagcgaagaaccaagtttatcatgcaaggacgaagcacattgatgttcggtatcatttcgtacgagaaatcaaagaagaaggtggagtcacggtgaagaaaattcatactacggagaatcctgccgatatgctgacaaaagtggtgattgcggtcaagtttcaacattgtttggatttgatcaacattgttgaaaactaaagattgaagatgaagacacaatcaaaatttattattgaCAGAACACtaaagatgtggaattttgccaaggtgaagatttgttgaaattgtcaaaattTCCACATCGGTGGGTGACAATTTTGGATGGGAATTTTTctctataaaaggaggcctaatatttaggattaaGACACACCTATCATTttccttcttatcttcttaaggcatttgtatcttctctcttttgtattatttcacttgtattttggagtgaaataaaatattggttgtgtccgaggaagtaggtaaaattggccgaacctcataaattttggtgttccttttattgttgctttgttgtctcatttattatttaatggctgccataatttttggtatagtagttctgactcattcacactatatatattGACTTCCGTAACATATACATGTCTAAGCTCCACGCGATCCAGTTCCTACATGAGTGACATGTGAACAGTTTCTATTTGAAGCGGCGAGAGGCTAAAGTCTTTATCTAATTGTAGGCCTAGCCGAAGTGCTATTAATTCAGGTTCAGTAGCAGAGAACCAGTTAAACTGGTTGTGAATCCCCGGATCCATTGATTGGTCGAGTTACGACTGCAGCTTCCACTCTGTCAGTTGCTTGATTGAAGGGGCCGTCAATGTTAAGCCTGACAAAGTTATTAGGCGGTGGATATCATTTAATGTAAAGAGTGCACGTATTGGCTTTAGGAGAAGGAGCtggtgaaagaaagaaaaattctaTAAGATGATACATGATATCAATTACAGACAACTCCTTGTGGGCATTATGAAAATGATTATGATTATGTATAATCCAAATATGCCAAATGATGAAAGGAACCATTAACATAGCAGGGACCTCAATTCCTTGGTAGAAAAAGGGCCCTTGATTACGCAGACAGTGCAAGCGAAGCCATTCGTTGAAGTTAGGAACAGTAATGTTTATATGGAAGAAAGTCCATATTGGTCGAAAAATATCACAGTCTAAAAATAAGTAGGTTATGGTTTCAGGGGTATGAGCACACGATTTGCAATTAGGATCATGGGGAATATGCAAATTGTGAAGGTAGGCTGCTGTAGAAAGGCTTTGTGAATACCTTGTAACAACATTgcagaaaatatttttatattaacaaaaagaatattaaatccagacaataaaatttaattacatATGAGGGTTTCCTTGGATATGTATAAACAAATGGAAAAACGTTTTTTAGGAGATGTTAGACTCGGCAAAGTACTTTCTGGGAGTGCGATCTAGTCAAAagctttttttttataaattacaaGATTAGAGAGCTTCAGTCATCATAGATATAGCACAAAGAGAGGAAGGTGATCACATTCCGACGGTGAAAGCTGAAGAGAATTAGCATAGCCGAAAAATATGTAATTCTGCAAGAAATTTTAATCCTAACCCGCCCTGCCTCGCACAGCACTtcaaaaaaatttatttcaaCCTAAGGGTGTTACATGGGTGGGTCAGGCCGGTCCGAGTTGGGAAAAATGAAACCAGTCAGTTTACCAACCGAGCCGGTTACGGGTTAATCTTAATCGGGCTTAACTGGTCCGGGTCCATCCGGGTAAAAATAAACCGTAAAGGTTACGGGTCCAAGGGGCCGGGCCgggttagtattttttttttgtattttgtataactgttgtaatttatattaatatacagtaaaaatataaagaatacaataaAGATGgggaaaaaattgcacttataatttgcaagtgtttttttatttcaaacttataaaTTGAAGTTTGCATTTAATTTAACAAGTAACTTaattaaaaaaagagtaaaaataaatttccattgcataataatacttcaaattaatctaacaaactaaagcattaagcataaatatgtctaataattttaaaatagcacaaattgtctcaaatcaacttaaatacgaatttctggaggaagctcaagacaactcttcatatgcctccttaaaccGCCTGTGCCCACCCACTTTAAACGAAGATTTTAACTAGACCACAGTTCTTACACTTTACTTTgtgaacttcttcattttcttttaccacctcaaagtgttctcaaacatatgagcgcactctagaagtattgggcatgatttaacttgaattgagaatTATATGAGTTTGAGAAAtaagagatgagtgaagaaatgaagaaggaggggtgtatttatagtttttcaaagggtTAAATtagtaattataaaaagtattatttcatttaaaaatgcccaaaaagagCTATTTGTACAATAATAACGTTGGGCAACGTCCATAAGGCAGCTGACCTTTGCCAACATTCTTCAACATtaaaaaaaagtttgaaatccAGCCGTTAAACCGGTCCGGGCCGAATGAATGGAAGTGAACGGACCAACCCCTAACCCCAGTAACCCGGCCCACTCGGACCCCTAAGTATCGGATCGGGCCGGTTCGGGTTTTAATCAGTTTGGGCCGGTCTGATCCCGGGTCAACCCGGCCCGTTTGACACCTCTATTTCAACCTGTCATGTCCCGCATATGTCTAAACCCGCCATATCCTGTACATGCACCACCCTCATTACCATCCCCAACTACAATGTGCcaatattatttttatcaattttgaacatatatattttaaaaaaatatatttaacttaCCAACCACCTATTAGAATACATTTTTCACGAAAAAATGACTTCCATCTTAGCAAAAATGTCAATATGATTGGTAGAACTTTTTTTCTGAGTCAAAATTAACTCCTTTAACTTAGTCTAGAAGCATTAGTTAACCCTTGAAACTAATCTGGACAAACCTCAATATGTTCTTATTAGCAGGGAACTAAGGTGAAGACTTGATCGTGATGGTTGTTTTTTTCTTATTCGGTCAATTTTTACCGGTACTCAGCACCAGGGGCGGATGTAATGTGctagttatgggttcaattgaacccataacctTTTATGTGGAGTTAATATTTATGTACAAAAATTGattaaattacaaaaatagtagatTTGAATCCATAATTTAAAAatgttatgggttcaattttatAAATCTTAAAACTTGAACCtataaattctggatccgcctctgctcaGCACTAGCCTTTGCAAAATCGGTGTCAGGGAAATAATTTGTCAAcaaatactttcaaatattattttctacTGTCGAACCCTTAGTTTAGTCGTTATATACGTATATAGGAAGAAAATTCTTGTATCTGATTTTTAGAAGGTTtcttaattgaaaaaaataatatcttaaacaacgtaacaacaataataactttCTTAGTCCTagtcaaattgaggtcgaatatATGAATAATATcttaaacaaaaatagaaaaaccaACATACCAAATTCACCCTTACATGCACATTGCATTTTGGAGAAAGACGCACTCCCTAGTTCTAATTAGTCTACATATATTCGTTAAAATATCACaggctagccagtttttggattgtcattcaaaaatagtgagtatttgcaaagtcattgaaaaatagccactattttgctgcaatagggactggtctagcataatatactggaaatcgtgcacctgtgtatgaacttccagcatattatactggaactccaacatgcggaaagttccagtataatatactggagattggagcacctgtgtatgaacttccagcatattata of the Nicotiana tabacum cultivar K326 chromosome 7, ASM71507v2, whole genome shotgun sequence genome contains:
- the LOC142162362 gene encoding NAC domain-containing protein 30-like: MEYSQAKCFSRPMGHRFHPTDREVLKYLIGFVRDEPLHSQNELMQVADLYADKEPWQIFEAYDQGNNNNNTRYFITPQKKEKPTWKRVSRTVGKGTWKPQGKGREVFDDKGRLMGYVKSLKYIPANKSSNNVNGEWLMTEYSLFDRYLAAREIKNKGFVICKIKKKGKPGDKKKGNNIDEVVNDENMRDIEEFINTVLQEDVQVEDNGIRSNGTIAKLDDQENNIIQYVEGDQVRDHVLGLLDSTEDINMEYQVEDNQHATFWASAEDVDLDTINFC